One segment of Solanum stenotomum isolate F172 chromosome 1, ASM1918654v1, whole genome shotgun sequence DNA contains the following:
- the LOC125853599 gene encoding putative pentatricopeptide repeat-containing protein At1g10330 produces the protein MPKPKKPEHMLQLLQHFIKHSNQIRQIHSLLTTSGRLLLTSQWINTLLYNTLIRAYLNISQPQTALILFTHMLFHQAQPNSHTFPSLIKAASSFPPRLASYIGKNLHCQVLRRGVLGDPYVCTSFIGLYSHTGELGSACKVFDEIPEPCVVSYNAMLDACGKNGDMGLGFLMFSRMSYRDVYSWTSMIHGYMKNGCSEVAVKFFQRMMVHEDVKCGLLKPNEATFVSILSSCTFLDVGVALYLGRQVHAYMVKNEELSVFTTTALIAFYGKMGCLVYASKIFDAMVSKQVCAWNAMISSLALNGREKQALMMYEKMRAKGLQPNEITFVAVLSACARAKLVDFGFKLFEAMSHEFGLVAKMEHYGCVVDLLGRAGLLQEAYDFIKKMPFEADATVLGALMGACRLHGAIELGNEVSQLLLESQPNHSGRYVQLSSIYAGAERWDHAAALRKAMLDAGIHKVPAHSLV, from the coding sequence ATGCCAAAGCCAAAAAAACCTGAACATATGCTTCAACTTCTGcagcattttatcaaacactcAAACCAAATTAGACAAATACATTCCCTGCTCACAACGAGCGGCCGTCTCCTCCTTACCTCTCAATGGATCAACACACTTCTTTACAACACTCTTATCAGGGCTTATCTCAACATTTCTCAGCCTCAAACAGCTCTCATCCTTTTCACCCACATGCTCTTTCATCAAGCTCAGCCGAATAGCCATACTTTCCCTTCCCTTATCAAAGCAGCCTCGTCTTTCCCTCCCCGTTTGGCTTCATATATAGGCAAGAACCTTCACTGTCAAGTCTTGAGAAGAGGGGTCTTGGGTGACCCGTATGTGTGTACATCTTTCATTGGGCTGTATTCGCACACAGGTGAACTCGGGAGTGCATGCAAGGTGTTTGATGAAATTCCGGAACCGTGTGTTGTCTCGTATAATGCGATGCTTGATGCTTGTGGGAAAAATGGGGATATGGGTTTGGGGTTCTTGATGTTTTCTCGCATGTCTTATAGAGATGTTTATTCATGGACTAGTATGATTCATGGGTACATGAAGAACGGGTGCTCTGAAGTTGCTGTTAAGTTTTTCCAGAGAATGATGGTACACGAGGATGTGAAGTGTGGTTTATTGAAGCCAAATGAGGCGACTTTTGTTAGTATTCTTTCTTCTTGCACGTTTTTGGATGTTGGTGTGGCATTATATCTCGGGAGGCAAGTACATGCTTACATGGTAAAGAATGAGGAGTTGAGTGTCTTCACGACGACCGCATTGATCGCGTTTTATGGAAAGATGGGTTGTTTGGTTTATGCTTCAAAGATATTTGATGCAATGGTTAGCAAGCAGGTTTGCGCTTGGAATGCTATGATTTCTTCCCTAGCTTTGAATGGAAGAGAGAAGCAGGCATTAATGATGTATGAGAAGATGAGGGCAAAGGGGCTGCAACCGAATGAGATTACCTTCGTGGCTGTTCTATCAGCTTGTGCGCGTGCCAAGCTTGTTGATTTCggttttaaattgtttgaagCAATGTCACATGAATTTGGACTTGTAGCTAAGATGGAACATTATGGTTGTGTGGTTGATCTCTTAGGGAGAGCTGGGTTACTGCAGGAAGCGTACGACTTCATAAAGAAGATGCCTTTTGAAGCTGATGCCACTGTCTTGGGGGCTCTGATGGGTGCTTGTAGACTTCATGGAGCTATTGAATTGGGAAATGAAGTATCACAACTATTGCTTGAGTCGCAACCGAATCATTCTGGCCGTTATGTGCAACTCTCAAGCATTTATGCTGGCGCAGAGAGGTGGGATCATGCTGCTGCCTTGAGAAAAGCAATGCTAGATGCTGGAATACACAAGGTTCCAGCCCACAGTTTAGTTTAG
- the LOC125853590 gene encoding receptor-like protein 9DC3, protein MGYVKLVFFMLYIFLCQLAFSSSSPHLCPKDQALALLQLKNMFTINPNASDYCFNITGQVIQSYPRTLLWNKSTDCCSWDGVHCDETTRQVIELDLRCSKLQGKFHSNSTLFQLSNLKRLDLSLNNFSGLLISPKFGEFSNLKHLDLSRSSFKGIIPSEISHLSKLHVLHIWHSMGDLYELSLGSYNFELLVKNLTELRELHLYSVNISSTIPSNFSSHLTTLQLSNTQLHGISPKRVLHLSNLESLDLSYNPQLIVRFPTTKWNSSASLMELYFHGVSITGKIPESFSHLTSLHQLDMGYSNLSGPLPKPLSNLTHIENLYLHNNHLEGPISQFSIFEKLKYLSLRNNNFDGRLEFLSFNRSWTQLEFSDFSSNYLTGPIPSNVSQLQNLKYLYLSSNYLNGTIPSWIFSLPSLTELNLSSNTFSGKIQEFKSKTLHIVTLKQNKLECPIPNSLLYQQSLQVLLLSHNNISGHISSAICNLKTLQVLELRSNNLEGTIPQCLGEMSTVRILDLSNNSLSGTINTTFSIGNQLYIIKLNGNKLQGKVPPSLINCEILEFLDLSNNELNDTFPKWLGDLPHLQILNLRSNKFYGPIRTGNLFAQIQVIDLSSNGFSGVLPVSLFQNFQAMKKIDESTRTPEYVSDEFAGYYDYLTTITTKGQDYNSVRILDSNMIINLSKNRFEGHIPNIIGDLVGLRTLNLSHNVLEGHIPASLQNISVLESLDFSSNKISGGIPPQLASLTFLEVLNLSHNHLVGCIPKGKQFDTFENSSYQGNDGLRGLPPSRDCGRDDTVAQATIPVELDQEEEEDSPMISWQAVFMGYGCGLVIGQSVIYIMLSTQYPTWFSRMVVKLEQRIVTRMKRHKKRYWCVATSTYST, encoded by the exons ATGGGTTATGTAAAACTTGTATTTTTCATGCTATATATCTTTCTCTGCCAACTTGCTTTCTCGTCATCCTCACCTCATTTGTGCCCCAAAGATCAAGCTCTTGCTCTTCTGCAATTAAAGAACATGTTTACCATTAATCCTAATGCTTCTGATTATTGTTTCAACATAACAGGCCAAGTGATTCAGTCATATCCAAGGACTCTTTTATGGAACAAGAGCACGGATTGTTGTTCATGGGATGGAGTTCATTGTGATGAGACGACAAGACAAGTGATTGAACTTGATCTCCGTTGCAGCAAACTTCAAGGCAAGTTTCATTCCAATAGTACcctctttcaactctccaatCTCAAAAGGCTTGATTTGTCTCTTAATAATTTCTCTGGATTGCTCATTTCACCTAAATTTGGTGAGTTCTCTAACTTGAAGCATCTTGATTTGTCACGTTCAAGTTTTAAAGGTATAATCCCTTCCGAAATCTCTCACCTTTCTAAACTACATGTTCTTCATATATGGCACAGCATGGGTGATCTATATGAGCTTAGTCTTGGGTCTTACAATTTTGAACTGCTCGTTAAGAACTTGACCGAATTAAGAGAACTCCATCTTTATTCTGTGAACATCTCTTCCACTATTCCTTCAAATTTCTCTTCTCATTTAACTACTCTACAGCTTTCAAACACACAGTTACATGGGATATCGCCCAAAAGAGTTCTCCACCTTTCCAACTTAGAATCCCTTGATTTATCATATAATCCCCAACTCATTGTTAGATTTCCCACAACCAAATGGAATAGCAGTGCATCACTCATGGAGTTATATTTCCATGGTGTGAGTATTACTGGTAAGATACCTGAATCATTTAGCCATCTAACTTCACTTCATCAGTTGGACATGGGTTATTCTAATCTCTCAGGGCCTCTTCCTAAACCTCTATCGAACCTCACCCACATAGAGAATTTGTACCTTCATAATAACCATCTTGAAGGACCAATTTCTCAGTTCTCGATATTTGAAAAGCTCAAGTACTTGTCACTTCGAAATAACAACTTTGATGGACGACTTGAGTTCTTATCCTTTAACCGAAGCTGGACTCAACttgaattttcagatttttcgtCCAATTACCTAACTGGTCCAATTCCATCCAATGTAAGCCAATTGCAAAATCTAAAATATCTCTATTTGTCATCAAACTACTTGAATGGGACTATACCTTCCTGGATATTCTCCCTTCCTTCACTGACAGAGTTAAATTTGAGCAGTAATACTTTCAGTGGAAAAATTCAGGAGTTCAAGTCCAAAACATTACATATCGTTACTCTAAAACAAAATAAGCTGGAATGTCCTATTCCAAATTCCCTCCTATACCAGCAAAGCCTACAAGTACTTCTCCTTTCACACAATAATATCAGTGGACATATTTCTTCAGCTATCTGCAATTTGAAAACATTGCAAGTGTTAGAATTGAGAAGTAATAATTTGGAGGGAACAATCCCACAATGTTTGGGTGAGATGAGTACAGTTCGGATTTTGGATTTAAGCAACAATAGTCTTAGTGGGACAATTAATACAACTTTTAGTATTGGAAACCAACTCTACATCATTAAATTGAATGGCAATAAGCTACAGGGGAAAGTTCCACCATCTTTGATCAATTGTGAAATATTGGAATTTCTAGATTTAAGTAACAATGAGTTGAATGACACGTTTCCAAAATGGTTGGGAGACCTACCTCATTTGCAGATCTTAAATTTGAGATCAAACAAGTTCTATGGTCCAATAAGGACTGGCAACTTGTTTGCTCAAATTCAAGTCATAGATCTCTCATCCAATGGATTTAGTGGAGTGTTACCGGTGAGCCTCTTTCAGAATTTTCAAGCCATGAAA AAAATTGATGAGAGTACAAGAACCCCAGAGTATGTTTCTGATGAATTTGCTGGTTATTATGATTATTTGACGACAATTACAACAAAGGGACAGGATTATAATTCTGTTCGAATTTTGGATTCTAACATGATTATCAATCTCTCAAAGAACAGATTTGAAGGTCATATTCCTAACATTATTGGAGATCTCGTTGGACTTCGTACCTTGAACTTATCTCATAATGTCTTGGAAGGTCATATACCAGCATCATTGCAAAATATATCTGTACTCGAATCATTGGATTTCTCATCTAACAAAATCAGCGGAGGAATTCCACCACAACTTGCATCCCTCACATTTCTTGAAGTCTTAAATCTATCTCACAATCATCTTGTTGGATGCATCCCCAAAGGAAAACAATTTGATACGTTTGAGAACAGCTCATACCAAGGAAATGATGGATTACGAGGATTGCCACCCTCAAGAGATTGTGGACGTGATGATACGGTAGCACAAGCGACAATTCCAGTTGAgctagatcaagaagaagaagaagattcaccAATGATCAGTTGGCAGGCGGTTTTCATGGGTTATGGTTGTGGTCTAGTTATTGGACAGTCTGTAATATACATAATGTTGTCAACTCAATATCCAACATGGTTTTCGAGGATGGTTGTAAAATTGGAACAAAGAATTGTTACGAGAATGAAAAGGCACAAGAAAAGATATTGGTGTGTAGCGACCTCCACGTATTCAACTTGA